The genomic segment TTCGCGGTCATCGGGCCGCCGGAGTCGCCGCCGGCGGTGATGCCGTCACCGCGGCGGGCGCAGATCGCCGAGCCGTTGTACGCGTCGCTGCATCCACTGGTCACGGTCACGTTCGCCACCTTCAGGTAGCGGGACTGGCAGTTGATCTCCGAACCGCACTGGGAGGTCGCGCCCCAGCCCCAGACCTGTACGGACTGACCCACGAACACGGTGCCGGGCTGGCCGAGCTGTGAGTAGGTCGCCGTGACGGAGCGGTCGAGACGGACCAGCGCCAGGTCGGCGGCCGAGCTCGTGTAGACCTGGGTGCCGTTGGCCACGGTGCCGCCGCTGCTCTGGTCGAGGCTGCCGATACGGAACGACAGCCCACCGCCGCTGACGCAGTGCTTGGCGGTGAGTATCCAGGTCGGGGCGATGATCGTCGACGTACAGGTCTGCTGGCCGTTGGAGAAG from the Streptomyces sp. AM 4-1-1 genome contains:
- a CDS encoding trypsin-like serine protease — protein: MRPTRLLPALIAVLLSALALAPTASAHTSAPSGVVNPIIGGGTASNAPWAARLFSNGQQTCTSTIIAPTWILTAKHCVSGGGLSFRIGSLDQSSGGTVANGTQVYTSSAADLALVRLDRSVTATYSQLGQPGTVFVGQSVQVWGWGATSQCGSEINCQSRYLKVANVTVTSGCSDAYNGSAICARRGDGITAGGDSGGPMTANGVQVGVASTSDRQTTTAYTNVTAYRSWIRSIAGV